A genomic segment from Ancylothrix sp. D3o encodes:
- a CDS encoding Uma2 family endonuclease, which translates to MVSQLESLTNSEIIYPESDGQPMANNTEQFRWIVVIEQNLEWLYADDPNVFVAADLFWYPVQGKQNIVNAPDVFVAFGRQKGKRGSYQQWNEGGVAPQVVFEILSPSNSLDEMDRKLLFYERYGVEEYYIYNPENNQLRGWLRDEDGLQVIASIAGWVSPRMGIRFELSTEKLDIFRPDGNQFFSYVETCQLLEEEQQRTEAERQRAETERQRAETERQRAETERQRAEEAENSLQEERRRSQLLAERLRQMGINPDEIG; encoded by the coding sequence ATGGTTTCTCAACTTGAATCGCTCACAAATTCAGAAATTATTTATCCCGAATCTGATGGACAACCAATGGCAAATAATACCGAACAATTCCGCTGGATAGTTGTAATCGAGCAAAATTTGGAATGGTTATATGCGGATGATCCGAATGTGTTTGTAGCGGCAGATTTGTTTTGGTATCCGGTGCAAGGAAAACAGAATATTGTCAATGCGCCTGATGTGTTCGTGGCATTTGGCCGGCAAAAAGGAAAACGAGGTTCTTATCAACAATGGAATGAAGGAGGAGTTGCGCCGCAGGTAGTTTTTGAAATTTTGTCTCCGAGTAATTCTCTGGATGAAATGGACAGGAAGTTGTTGTTTTATGAGCGTTATGGAGTTGAGGAGTATTACATTTATAATCCTGAAAATAACCAACTTCGCGGGTGGTTGCGAGATGAGGATGGTTTGCAGGTAATTGCTTCGATTGCCGGTTGGGTGAGTCCAAGAATGGGGATTCGTTTTGAGTTGTCAACTGAAAAATTAGATATTTTTCGTCCAGATGGCAATCAGTTTTTTTCTTATGTTGAAACCTGCCAATTATTAGAAGAAGAACAGCAGCGAACAGAAGCAGAACGCCAACGCGCTGAAACAGAACGCCAACGCGCTGAAACAGAACGCCAACGCGCTGAAACAGAACGCCAACGCGCTGAGGAGGCCGAAAATTCTTTACAAGAAGAACGGCGCCGGTCGCAACTTTTAGCAGAACGTTTGCGGCAGATGGGAATTAACCCTGATGAAATTGGGTAA
- a CDS encoding cupin domain-containing protein, with protein sequence MTAKTLESGSLTLNLNEQIEYPTGGVLSKVIAKTSNCQYTLFCLAAGTDISEHTAARNATVHVIEGRGIFTLEGQEIALEPGVFIFMPAHAPHALKAQENLAFLLTLSDNTPAVNS encoded by the coding sequence ATGACTGCTAAAACCCTAGAATCCGGTTCATTAACTCTCAACTTAAACGAACAAATAGAATATCCCACAGGCGGAGTATTAAGCAAAGTAATTGCCAAAACCTCTAACTGCCAATACACCCTATTTTGCCTAGCCGCCGGCACCGATATTTCTGAACATACCGCCGCCCGAAATGCCACAGTCCACGTCATAGAAGGCCGAGGAATATTCACCTTAGAAGGCCAAGAAATCGCCCTAGAACCCGGTGTTTTTATCTTCATGCCGGCCCACGCCCCCCACGCCCTCAAAGCCCAAGAAAACCTAGCATTCTTGCTCACGCTTTCTGACAACACACCCGCTGTTAATTCGTAG
- a CDS encoding cyclopropane-fatty-acyl-phospholipid synthase family protein has protein sequence MNNPTVNLEKAGGHQVLAAAGKTILRPGGRTGTEQLFRWADFKAGDTVLELASSFGYSAIALAQRFNVQVVGVEKNPESVARARANIQAAGLQNQVQIIEGDIFDLDALNQKFDWVFAEAILSMQSAPGKAKILEQIRNCLKPGGKFLSHELLAQNHEEEIRQELGPLAHTNTTPISENNWRALYEQTGLKVEQHKTGPIALLNLPQNIKDEGILPTLKIVWNVLTKPVIRKRVLTMRRVFKKYQNDLGYIVLCAVAE, from the coding sequence ATGAATAACCCAACGGTGAACTTAGAAAAAGCCGGTGGTCATCAAGTGCTCGCCGCCGCCGGCAAAACAATTTTAAGACCAGGCGGACGCACCGGCACCGAACAATTATTCCGCTGGGCAGATTTCAAAGCCGGTGACACCGTATTAGAATTAGCCTCTAGTTTTGGATATAGTGCCATCGCCCTAGCACAACGCTTTAATGTACAGGTTGTAGGAGTAGAAAAAAACCCCGAAAGCGTCGCCAGAGCCAGAGCAAATATACAAGCAGCCGGCTTACAAAATCAAGTGCAAATCATCGAAGGAGACATCTTTGATTTAGACGCCCTAAACCAGAAATTTGACTGGGTTTTTGCCGAAGCAATATTATCAATGCAATCAGCACCCGGAAAAGCCAAAATATTAGAACAAATTCGCAATTGTTTAAAACCCGGAGGCAAATTTCTTTCCCACGAACTGCTCGCCCAAAACCACGAAGAAGAAATCCGCCAAGAATTAGGGCCCCTCGCCCACACCAACACCACGCCGATTTCTGAAAACAACTGGAGGGCACTTTATGAACAAACCGGCCTCAAAGTAGAACAACATAAAACCGGCCCCATCGCCTTACTAAATCTTCCTCAAAACATCAAAGACGAAGGCATCTTACCCACCCTAAAAATTGTGTGGAACGTCCTAACAAAACCAGTTATCCGCAAACGAGTTCTCACGATGCGGCGCGTTTTCAAAAAGTATCAAAACGATTTAGGCTACATTGTCTTATGTGCCGTTGCTGAATAA
- a CDS encoding CHAP domain-containing protein, translated as MKKLCFGSIAVLLGSIASIQLFTPSSSLAQGKCQCTNYVANRFNLTGFPDAADWNDGFLQKRGFIQLDSPKPGAIVVMERSFRGADSSFGHVGIVEEVKADNTITVRGANQYMGSPFFSEKGCSNVRVTPFGTSVKGRSDISFWSLNFGVQL; from the coding sequence ATGAAGAAATTGTGCTTTGGTTCAATTGCGGTGCTACTTGGAAGCATAGCCAGCATTCAGTTATTCACGCCAAGTAGTAGCCTTGCTCAGGGCAAATGTCAGTGTACAAATTATGTGGCAAATCGTTTCAATTTAACAGGTTTTCCTGATGCAGCAGACTGGAATGATGGTTTTTTGCAAAAGAGGGGATTCATTCAATTAGACAGTCCTAAGCCAGGTGCAATTGTAGTCATGGAACGGTCTTTTCGTGGGGCTGATAGCAGCTTCGGCCATGTTGGAATAGTAGAAGAAGTTAAAGCTGATAATACCATAACTGTACGAGGAGCTAATCAGTATATGGGGAGTCCGTTTTTTAGCGAAAAAGGGTGTTCCAATGTTCGAGTTACTCCTTTTGGAACAAGTGTTAAAGGCCGTAGCGATATATCTTTTTGGTCTTTGAACTTTGGCGTACAGCTTTAA
- a CDS encoding Uma2 family endonuclease yields MTATLIEKPAQGVVLKNISWQTYESLLQDLAEQPGVRLTYDRGTLEIMTPLAPHEKYSELLGNFVEVVTDELNQEICSLGSLTCKREDLARGLEPDKCFYIKNEDLVWNKEQIDFNQDPPPDLAIEIDITSSSIDRLTLYASLGVPEVWRYDGTRLIIYQLEENGYVEADVSRTFPFLPQTEIMRFLDLRKTTKEKALLRLFRRWVKSQIE; encoded by the coding sequence ATGACAGCCACTTTAATAGAAAAACCGGCTCAGGGAGTGGTGCTAAAAAATATTAGCTGGCAGACTTATGAATCTTTGTTACAAGATTTAGCAGAACAGCCAGGAGTTCGCTTGACTTATGACCGAGGAACTTTAGAAATTATGACACCTTTAGCACCGCACGAAAAGTACAGCGAACTGTTAGGGAATTTTGTAGAAGTTGTAACGGATGAATTAAATCAAGAAATTTGCAGCTTGGGTTCCCTGACTTGTAAACGGGAAGACTTAGCGCGGGGTTTAGAACCAGATAAATGTTTTTATATCAAAAATGAGGATCTTGTTTGGAATAAAGAACAAATTGATTTTAATCAAGATCCACCGCCAGATTTAGCGATAGAGATAGATATAACAAGCAGTTCTATTGACCGGCTGACATTGTATGCAAGTTTAGGGGTGCCGGAAGTGTGGCGATATGACGGTACTCGTTTAATAATTTATCAATTAGAAGAAAATGGATATGTAGAGGCGGATGTTTCTCGGACTTTTCCTTTTTTGCCGCAAACTGAGATTATGCGGTTTTTGGACTTGAGGAAAACGACAAAAGAAAAGGCATTGTTGCGGTTATTTCGCCGGTGGGTGAAAAGTCAAATTGAATAG
- a CDS encoding NB-ARC domain-containing protein produces the protein MAGLLRASEEGLKIVNLARRNPGWNKADELWCQAALTSKATLKRFWAKKPIRRETFIDICKAVGINNWEDIIERKDIQQTEPLLAAAIADLPVVCEKNTGFPLPENLPPVRNWVNRTKQLETLKTYILNSTITGLSIVGLPGTGKTTLASQIIRQLHTENTPFLAAAWQTLQTGTHQPPPFNRIINSLLFSLSNGEVTTSDIPDNDYYQKTEKLIKIIQKKPCLIVFDSVEILLKTGHPQTAGYFSQTSTEYAWLFKQLLETEHQSKILFTSQESLAELPPIVTREIVLNGLEEEAGVKLLQTFNLTATPEELTQLTQRYQGHPKALQLIAGLIRDDDEYHGNIAKFLQNRDWLLIQEIENFLDQIIHRLSEIELTCLSRISVYQTSEYPLNYTGIIAQMPEISRYELKENILRALKRRQLLYYYPKQESYRLPPLIQEKAYQILSQNPENLRTAHRCAYHYFLNLPLKPETEWQTIEDIKPLIHAHYHAYQAQNCQEAAQIISRIYEYLSSWGYEFDQNWTYLLTKTPQRIARDEQTQQMLCGTPPEL, from the coding sequence ATGGCCGGCTTACTAAGAGCATCCGAAGAAGGTCTAAAAATCGTCAATCTAGCCAGAAGAAACCCCGGTTGGAACAAAGCAGATGAACTTTGGTGTCAAGCCGCCCTCACTTCAAAAGCAACCTTAAAAAGATTTTGGGCAAAAAAGCCAATTCGACGCGAAACATTTATTGATATTTGCAAAGCTGTAGGAATTAATAACTGGGAAGATATTATTGAGCGTAAAGACATCCAACAAACCGAACCACTTTTAGCCGCCGCCATCGCAGATTTACCTGTAGTTTGTGAAAAAAACACCGGCTTCCCACTGCCAGAAAACTTACCCCCCGTGAGAAACTGGGTAAACCGCACAAAACAACTCGAAACCCTAAAAACATACATACTAAATTCAACAATCACCGGCCTTTCAATTGTGGGATTACCCGGCACCGGCAAAACCACCCTCGCCAGTCAAATTATCCGCCAACTCCACACAGAAAACACCCCATTCCTAGCAGCAGCATGGCAAACTTTACAAACCGGCACCCATCAACCTCCCCCATTTAACCGCATCATTAATTCCCTCCTTTTTTCCCTCTCCAATGGCGAAGTCACAACAAGCGACATCCCAGACAATGACTATTACCAAAAAACCGAAAAACTCATAAAAATTATTCAAAAAAAACCTTGCTTAATAGTATTCGATAGCGTCGAAATACTCCTGAAAACCGGCCACCCCCAAACCGCCGGCTACTTTTCCCAAACCTCCACAGAATACGCCTGGTTATTTAAACAACTCTTAGAAACCGAACATCAAAGCAAAATTTTATTCACCAGTCAGGAAAGCTTGGCAGAATTGCCTCCAATTGTTACCCGTGAAATCGTATTAAATGGACTCGAAGAAGAGGCTGGTGTTAAGTTATTGCAAACTTTTAACCTAACAGCAACCCCAGAAGAACTCACACAATTAACCCAACGCTATCAAGGACACCCAAAAGCCTTACAACTCATCGCCGGCTTAATTAGAGATGATGACGAATATCACGGAAACATCGCCAAGTTTTTACAAAATAGAGACTGGTTACTCATTCAAGAAATAGAAAATTTCCTTGATCAAATTATCCACCGGCTGAGTGAAATAGAGTTAACTTGCCTCAGTCGAATTTCCGTTTATCAAACCTCAGAATACCCTCTAAATTACACCGGCATTATCGCTCAAATGCCAGAAATTAGCCGTTATGAACTCAAAGAAAACATCCTCCGTGCCCTCAAGCGTCGGCAACTACTTTATTATTATCCAAAACAAGAATCCTACCGGCTTCCTCCCCTCATCCAAGAAAAAGCTTATCAAATATTATCTCAAAATCCAGAAAATCTCCGCACAGCACACCGCTGCGCTTACCATTACTTTTTAAACCTTCCTCTCAAACCAGAAACCGAATGGCAAACAATAGAAGATATTAAACCCCTCATCCACGCCCATTATCACGCTTATCAAGCACAAAATTGCCAAGAAGCCGCACAAATAATATCAAGAATCTATGAGTATTTGAGCAGTTGGGGTTATGAATTCGATCAAAACTGGACTTATTTATTAACAAAAACTCCCCAAAGAATCGCTAGGGATGAACAAACCCAGCAAATGCTTTGCGGAACTCCACCAGAGTTGTAG
- a CDS encoding Uma2 family endonuclease — protein sequence MTATLIEKPAQGVVLKNISWQTYESLLKDLAEQPGVRLTYDRGTLEIMTPLAPHESSKKILGRFVETVTEELDIEIRSLGSLTCRREDLERGLEPDQCYYIDNESVVRNVEQINFNQDPPPDLVIEIDITSSSINRMELYAALGVSEVWRYDESRLVFYQLQGEEYVECEVSPKFPFLRPVEVIRFLEMQKEVGETSMIKAFRRWVKSQIE from the coding sequence ATGACAGCCACTTTAATTGAAAAACCGGCTCAGGGAGTGGTACTAAAAAATATTAGCTGGCAGACTTATGAATCTTTGTTAAAAGATTTAGCAGAACAGCCAGGAGTTCGCTTGACTTATGATCGAGGAACTTTAGAAATTATGACACCTTTAGCACCGCACGAAAGCAGCAAGAAAATTTTAGGGCGTTTTGTGGAAACTGTCACTGAGGAATTAGATATTGAAATTCGCAGCTTGGGTTCTTTAACTTGCCGGCGTGAGGATTTGGAGAGGGGTTTAGAACCGGATCAGTGCTATTATATTGACAATGAGTCAGTTGTCCGCAATGTAGAGCAAATCAATTTTAATCAAGATCCACCGCCAGATTTAGTGATTGAAATTGATATTACAAGCAGTTCGATTAACCGTATGGAATTGTATGCAGCTTTGGGGGTGTCCGAGGTTTGGCGTTATGACGAGTCGCGGCTAGTGTTTTATCAATTGCAGGGGGAAGAATATGTAGAGTGTGAAGTGTCTCCAAAATTTCCATTTTTAAGGCCGGTGGAGGTTATACGCTTTTTGGAAATGCAAAAAGAGGTGGGAGAGACATCGATGATTAAAGCATTTCGCCGGTGGGTGAAAAGTCAAATTGAATAA
- a CDS encoding nitric-oxide reductase large subunit, which yields MANTTVIDTGTASPSRRRQLSLPVWLVLICIVAFTVLLIAGAAIWKNAPPVPETMRSPAQEIVLTKQEIQAGQETYLARGGQHIGSIWGHGSYLAPDWTAAVLHHWGLATAGVLYNNNPNFTQQDLEALPAPQRASLQAQVSEQFKTNRYDPKTHELLLTEAQTEGLKQVFDQYNTLLTYGSSIHSIPRGWFKDETQVRNVTGFFVWTAWAAVANRPNAPFSYTANWPHDDLIGNQPPGQFIIWSIVSVIILIGGTGIFLFVYLTQEDPDDIQPVPARPAVRIPTPSQKVTSLFFGVAMALFLVQILMGMFTAHYAVEGEGFYGIPIINFLPYAASRTWHLQLGIFWIATCWLAAGLYFAPRFGNFEPKNQALGNSVLLIALTVVVVGSMIGTWEAITGVLDIKNSFLWGHQGYEYIELGRVWQILLIIAMTFWLWLMYRAFKPALVKEKNPTGLSHFFLYSAITIPLFYSIGLAYTNHTPLSIAEYWRWWVIHLWVEGFFEVFATVVIAYLCSELGFLKKSSALRATYLTTILYLGSGVIGTLHHLYFSGTPTFIAAIGSVFSALEVVPLTLIGFEVLKTLKLSQEAEGFYRWPLRFFMATCFWNLIGAGIFGFLINPPIVLYYSQGLNTTPIHAHSALFGVYGCLALALMLFSLREFVPEKAWNEKLLNFSFWCINGGLIGMLIFGLIPNGFYQLAISINHGTWYARSAEVISSPWMRWTVWLRIPGDILFAIGGVAMFFFTVNAIVAIFRFPVQTSKQAELKPVE from the coding sequence ATGGCAAATACCACAGTTATTGACACCGGCACAGCCAGCCCATCGAGAAGGCGACAACTAAGTTTGCCGGTGTGGTTAGTATTAATTTGTATCGTGGCATTTACAGTCTTGCTGATAGCCGGTGCAGCCATTTGGAAAAACGCGCCGCCGGTGCCGGAAACGATGCGTTCTCCAGCCCAAGAAATCGTCTTGACGAAACAAGAAATACAAGCCGGTCAAGAAACCTATCTCGCACGCGGCGGACAGCATATTGGTAGTATTTGGGGACACGGAAGCTATCTTGCACCCGACTGGACAGCAGCCGTATTGCACCATTGGGGATTAGCAACAGCCGGAGTTTTATATAACAACAACCCCAACTTTACACAGCAAGATTTAGAAGCCTTACCGGCCCCCCAAAGAGCCAGCCTACAAGCCCAAGTAAGCGAACAATTTAAAACCAATAGATACGACCCAAAAACCCACGAATTGCTGCTTACCGAAGCCCAAACCGAAGGCTTAAAACAAGTCTTCGATCAATACAACACCCTGCTAACTTATGGGTCATCAATTCACTCAATCCCGCGAGGTTGGTTCAAAGACGAAACCCAAGTTCGTAACGTCACCGGCTTCTTTGTATGGACAGCATGGGCAGCCGTAGCCAACCGGCCAAATGCACCCTTTTCCTATACCGCAAACTGGCCCCATGATGACTTAATTGGCAACCAACCCCCCGGTCAATTTATTATCTGGTCAATTGTCTCCGTCATCATTTTAATTGGCGGTACCGGCATCTTTTTGTTTGTTTACCTAACCCAAGAAGATCCCGACGACATACAACCAGTCCCCGCCCGTCCAGCAGTGAGAATTCCTACCCCCAGCCAAAAAGTAACCTCCCTATTTTTTGGCGTAGCAATGGCACTATTTTTAGTGCAAATTCTCATGGGAATGTTTACAGCCCACTATGCCGTAGAAGGCGAAGGATTTTATGGAATACCGATCATAAACTTCTTACCCTACGCCGCATCTCGGACATGGCACCTACAATTAGGAATTTTTTGGATAGCAACTTGTTGGTTAGCAGCAGGCTTATATTTTGCCCCTCGTTTTGGCAACTTTGAACCAAAAAATCAAGCCCTTGGCAATAGCGTTTTGCTCATTGCTTTAACCGTCGTTGTTGTTGGTTCAATGATTGGAACCTGGGAAGCAATTACCGGCGTTTTAGACATCAAAAACAGCTTTTTGTGGGGACACCAAGGCTATGAATACATCGAATTAGGGCGAGTTTGGCAAATCTTGCTAATTATCGCCATGACTTTTTGGCTGTGGTTAATGTATCGTGCCTTTAAACCGGCCCTCGTCAAAGAAAAAAATCCCACCGGTTTAAGTCACTTTTTCCTCTACAGCGCGATAACAATTCCCCTCTTTTATTCCATTGGTTTAGCCTACACCAACCACACCCCCTTAAGCATTGCCGAATATTGGCGCTGGTGGGTAATTCACCTTTGGGTAGAAGGCTTTTTTGAAGTATTCGCCACCGTTGTCATTGCCTATTTGTGTAGTGAACTCGGTTTCCTGAAAAAATCCTCAGCTTTACGCGCCACATACCTAACAACAATTTTGTATTTAGGTAGCGGAGTCATTGGCACATTGCACCACCTTTATTTTTCCGGTACGCCCACATTTATTGCAGCCATAGGCTCAGTATTTTCGGCTTTAGAAGTGGTGCCATTAACATTGATTGGGTTTGAAGTTCTCAAGACCTTAAAACTCTCCCAAGAAGCCGAAGGATTTTATCGTTGGCCGTTGCGATTTTTCATGGCTACTTGTTTTTGGAATTTAATCGGGGCCGGTATTTTTGGCTTCTTGATTAATCCCCCCATTGTTCTCTATTATTCCCAAGGTTTAAACACCACACCCATTCACGCCCACTCAGCTTTATTTGGAGTTTATGGCTGTTTAGCCTTGGCATTGATGTTGTTTTCGCTGCGGGAATTTGTGCCAGAAAAAGCCTGGAATGAAAAGCTATTAAACTTTTCCTTCTGGTGTATAAATGGCGGTTTAATTGGGATGTTAATTTTTGGATTAATTCCCAATGGTTTCTATCAACTAGCGATTTCAATTAATCATGGCACATGGTATGCTCGCAGTGCCGAAGTGATTAGCAGTCCTTGGATGCGTTGGACAGTTTGGCTGCGTATTCCGGGGGATATTTTGTTTGCAATTGGTGGTGTAGCGATGTTTTTCTTTACGGTAAATGCGATTGTTGCAATCTTTCGCTTTCCCGTTCAAACCTCAAAACAAGCAGAATTAAAGCCGGTGGAATAA
- a CDS encoding succinate dehydrogenase/fumarate reductase flavoprotein subunit codes for MLEHDVIIVGGGLAGCRAAVEIARKDSKLSIAVVAKTHPIRSHSVAAQGGMAASLKNVDTEDSWKAHAFDTVKGSDYLADQDAVELLTKEAPDVVIDLEHMGVLFSRLADGRIAQRAFGGHSHNRTCYAADKTGHAILHELVNNLRRYGVHIYDEWYVMQLILEDSQAKGVVMYRIEDGKLAVVRAKAVMFATGGYGRVYNTTSNDFASTGDGLAMSALAGVPLEDMEFVQFHPTGLYPAGVLISEAVRGEGAYLINSEGERFMANYAPSRMELAPRDITSRAITKEIRAGRGIHPDGSAGGPFVYLDLRHMGREKIMLRVPFAWEEAHRLVGIDAVEKPMPIRPTVHYSMGGIPVNVDGKVRSGPDNFVEGFFAAGEAACVSVHGANRLGSNSLLECVVYGKRTGAAIAEYVQNRKMPQVDEQRYLTTAVKQMQALFNQNGEIRIGKLRQDFQDCMTQHCGVFRTEEVMQEGLKQLEQLQQQYQKIYLDDKGSCWNTEILEAIELRNLMIVGKMILTSALNRKESRGAHSREDFTERDDSNFLKHTFAYYSPAGIDLQYRPVTMTLFQPQERKY; via the coding sequence ATGTTAGAACACGACGTTATTATTGTTGGCGGTGGTTTGGCCGGCTGTCGCGCTGCTGTTGAAATCGCCCGCAAAGACTCGAAACTCAGCATCGCCGTTGTGGCCAAAACTCACCCGATCCGCTCTCACTCTGTTGCCGCACAAGGGGGCATGGCTGCCAGCCTCAAAAACGTTGATACAGAAGATAGCTGGAAAGCTCACGCCTTTGATACCGTTAAAGGTTCCGATTATCTCGCTGACCAAGATGCCGTCGAACTGCTGACCAAAGAAGCGCCGGACGTGGTTATCGACCTTGAACACATGGGGGTTTTGTTCTCACGTTTGGCGGATGGACGCATCGCACAAAGAGCCTTTGGCGGCCATTCTCACAATCGTACTTGTTATGCAGCAGATAAAACCGGCCACGCCATTCTCCATGAATTAGTTAACAATTTGCGCCGGTATGGCGTACATATCTACGATGAATGGTATGTAATGCAGCTTATTCTTGAAGACTCTCAAGCAAAAGGTGTGGTTATGTACCGCATTGAAGATGGCAAATTAGCTGTTGTTCGCGCCAAAGCTGTGATGTTTGCCACCGGCGGTTATGGTCGCGTTTATAACACCACTTCAAATGATTTTGCCTCCACCGGCGACGGTTTGGCGATGTCGGCGCTGGCCGGTGTTCCCCTCGAAGATATGGAGTTTGTGCAATTTCACCCCACCGGCCTCTATCCTGCCGGCGTCTTAATTTCCGAAGCTGTACGAGGAGAAGGGGCTTATTTAATTAACAGCGAAGGCGAACGTTTCATGGCAAATTATGCACCAAGTCGCATGGAATTAGCCCCTCGTGATATTACTTCTCGCGCTATTACAAAAGAAATTCGGGCCGGTCGTGGAATTCATCCTGATGGGAGTGCCGGCGGGCCTTTTGTGTATTTAGATTTGCGACACATGGGACGCGAAAAAATTATGTTGCGCGTTCCTTTTGCTTGGGAAGAAGCACACCGGCTTGTTGGTATTGATGCGGTGGAAAAACCGATGCCGATTCGCCCAACTGTTCACTATTCAATGGGGGGAATTCCTGTTAATGTGGATGGCAAAGTTCGCAGTGGGCCCGATAATTTTGTGGAGGGATTTTTTGCTGCCGGTGAAGCAGCTTGTGTCTCGGTTCATGGTGCAAACCGGCTGGGGAGTAATTCGCTTTTGGAATGTGTTGTTTATGGCAAACGTACAGGTGCAGCAATAGCTGAATATGTGCAGAATCGCAAAATGCCGCAAGTTGATGAACAGCGTTATTTAACAACTGCGGTTAAACAAATGCAAGCTTTGTTTAATCAAAATGGGGAAATTCGGATTGGCAAATTGCGTCAAGATTTCCAAGATTGCATGACTCAACATTGCGGGGTTTTTCGCACGGAGGAGGTGATGCAGGAAGGGTTAAAGCAACTTGAACAACTCCAGCAACAATACCAAAAAATTTATTTAGATGACAAAGGAAGTTGCTGGAATACGGAGATCCTTGAGGCAATTGAGTTGCGAAATTTGATGATTGTTGGCAAGATGATTTTGACTTCGGCGTTGAACCGCAAAGAAAGTCGCGGTGCTCATTCTCGTGAGGA
- a CDS encoding YjfA family protein → MSLKGSKFAGLGGTVAVLTAMLTIFLASVPVVQAQDGQDPVTRGCNQDSETLTRTSGGNYTTRRQERREIIVELRKSENCKANWVKADVPVNTVLYLKNEQGRTYNEYKTEIDGWSYGDMMNYRQKFRACARFSDGKEVCTSLV, encoded by the coding sequence ATGTCGCTCAAAGGTTCAAAATTTGCTGGTTTAGGTGGTACGGTTGCTGTTTTAACAGCTATGTTGACTATATTTTTGGCTTCGGTGCCGGTGGTTCAAGCGCAAGATGGGCAAGATCCAGTTACACGAGGATGTAACCAAGATTCAGAAACGTTGACAAGAACATCAGGGGGAAATTATACAACTCGACGTCAGGAACGACGGGAAATTATCGTTGAACTGCGGAAATCAGAAAACTGTAAAGCAAATTGGGTTAAAGCAGATGTTCCAGTGAATACTGTTTTGTATCTCAAGAATGAACAAGGACGCACTTATAACGAGTACAAAACTGAAATAGACGGATGGAGTTATGGAGATATGATGAACTATCGGCAAAAATTCCGAGCTTGCGCTAGGTTTTCTGATGGTAAAGAAGTCTGTACAAGCCTCGTATAA